Proteins encoded within one genomic window of Nasonia vitripennis strain AsymCx chromosome 2 unlocalized genomic scaffold, Nvit_psr_1.1 chr2_random0006, whole genome shotgun sequence:
- the LOC116416466 gene encoding GATA zinc finger domain-containing protein 14-like gives MEARIIPDSRPRVNRSYYNTERRDSYNNGYRNEGGGYNNRGEYNNEEYRNQDRYDNRNRRHDDFIGYMPEEEECAGYVEEEEDYARYDNEDEDYVGYVNEPEQRQREFQDNHRRNNYNRNNYNQNGYQGYQRGNGSGNNYNRGGYQRGYNNSNRQGGSNWPSWNRNYGQRSQRKIFNHENGRRENYQPSDPDRRENYNNYPNNWRNGNARNCQQHENERENLNSQRARHGERMTSQEQNQQPIQKPQQNVDYQKYQQQTQGYNQGRQNPNQSSQNN, from the coding sequence ATGGAAGCCAGGATCATACCGGACTCCAGGCCACGAGTGAATCGAAGTTATTATAATACAGAAAGAAGGGATAGTTATAATAATGGATACCGCAATGAAGGTGGCGGATATAATAATAGAGGCGAATATAACAATGAAGAATACAGAAATCAAGATAGATATGACAACAGAAATCGCAGACATGACGATTTTATAGGATATATgcctgaagaagaagaatgtgCAGGATATgtcgaggaggaagaagattATGCAAGATACGACAACGAAGATGAAGACTACGTAGGCTACGTCAATGAGCCTGAACAACGCCAACGGGAATTCCAAGATAACCATAGGAGGAACAATTATAACCGGAATAACTACAACCAAAATGGTTATCAAGGTTATCAGAGAGGAAATGGTAGTGGCAACAATTACAATAGAGGAGGATACCAGAGGGGGTATAACAACAGCAACAGACAAGGAGGGAGTAATTGGCCGTCGTGGAATAGAAACTATGGTCAAAGAAGCCaaaggaaaatttttaatcacgAAAATGGACGTCGTGAAAATTATCAACCTAGTGATCCGGATAGACGAGagaattacaataattatccCAATAACTGGAGAAACGGCAATGCAAGAAACTGTCAACAACACGAAAACGAAcgagagaatttaaactctcAAAGGGCTCGTCATGGAGAAAGAATGACGAGCCAGGAACAGAACCAACAACCTATCCAGAAACCACAGCAGAATGTGGACTACCAGAAATATCAACAACAAACACAGGGTTACAATCAAGGCAGGCAGAACCCAAATCAGAGCAGCCAGAACAACTAG